The proteins below are encoded in one region of Methanofollis aquaemaris:
- a CDS encoding cation diffusion facilitator family transporter, producing the protein MQYVRARRVLWLILIANIIVALAKAVFGLLAGSMSMVADALHSTFDSVSNIIGIAAMTVAAMPPDQNHPYGHAKFETMGTLVVGGLLLLTAYWVITEGLARITTGAAPNITGLTIGVMAATIVVNILVAWYERRAGEELGSSFLIADSKHTQSDILVSLSVLGGFGFVCLGYPLADPLIALAIGAIIGKMGLSILKDAGMILTDAATVNCEDAVRKAVTVITGVQGYHRFRCRGGAGDRRADIHVTVDPRMSVQTSHALTLEIEAAIIAAVPGMTEVIVHIEPGEEEDGAVSPPS; encoded by the coding sequence ATGCAGTACGTACGGGCCAGGCGGGTACTCTGGCTCATCCTCATCGCCAACATCATCGTCGCCCTGGCCAAGGCGGTCTTCGGCCTCCTCGCCGGTTCGATGTCCATGGTCGCCGACGCCCTCCACTCGACCTTCGACTCGGTCTCCAACATCATCGGGATCGCGGCCATGACCGTCGCCGCCATGCCCCCGGACCAGAACCACCCCTATGGCCACGCCAAGTTCGAGACGATGGGCACCCTGGTCGTCGGCGGCCTCCTCCTCCTCACTGCCTACTGGGTGATCACCGAAGGACTGGCCAGGATCACCACCGGGGCGGCCCCGAATATCACCGGACTCACCATCGGCGTCATGGCGGCGACGATCGTCGTCAACATCCTGGTCGCCTGGTACGAACGCCGTGCCGGCGAAGAACTGGGAAGCAGTTTTCTCATCGCCGATTCAAAACACACCCAGAGCGACATCCTCGTCTCCCTCTCGGTCCTGGGCGGGTTCGGGTTCGTCTGTCTCGGCTACCCGCTCGCCGACCCCCTCATCGCCCTGGCCATCGGGGCGATCATCGGGAAGATGGGGCTCTCTATCCTCAAGGACGCCGGGATGATCCTCACCGACGCCGCCACCGTCAACTGCGAAGATGCAGTGCGGAAGGCCGTGACAGTTATCACAGGCGTCCAGGGTTACCACCGGTTCAGGTGCCGGGGCGGGGCCGGTGACCGCCGGGCCGACATCCACGTCACCGTCGACCCCAGGATGAGCGTGCAGACCTCACATGCGCTCACTCTTGAGATCGAAGCGGCGATCATCGCCGCCGTGCCCGGCATGACAGAGGTGATCGTGCATATCGAGCCCGGCGAGGAGGAGGACGGCGCGGTCAGTCCTCCCTCCTGA
- a CDS encoding flavodoxin family protein: MPEKIIALLGSPVRGGNTAYLFNKAVKGAEAEGCEVEKVMVPSLNFQPCMEILHCMAHEDCQMQDDLTPYYQKFREMDGLIIATPIMTMGIPGKLKSFMDRFQVFYMAKYMRNNSFITPEHRARRKTLFICISGMDLPDNFAGALQTTRAFCEIIDCPYWDGVFQRDMDHVRDIRTRPEVVEAAYEKGKELCRLVRRED, translated from the coding sequence ATGCCCGAAAAGATCATCGCTCTTCTGGGGAGCCCGGTGAGGGGGGGCAACACCGCGTATCTCTTTAACAAAGCGGTGAAAGGGGCCGAGGCGGAGGGGTGCGAGGTCGAGAAGGTGATGGTTCCTTCCCTCAACTTCCAGCCCTGCATGGAGATCCTCCACTGCATGGCCCATGAGGACTGCCAGATGCAGGACGACCTTACGCCGTATTATCAAAAGTTCAGGGAGATGGACGGCCTGATCATCGCCACGCCGATCATGACGATGGGCATCCCCGGCAAACTCAAGTCGTTCATGGATCGGTTCCAGGTCTTTTACATGGCCAAATATATGCGGAACAACTCGTTCATCACGCCCGAGCACCGGGCGCGGAGGAAGACGCTCTTCATCTGCATCTCGGGGATGGACCTGCCCGACAACTTCGCCGGGGCCCTCCAGACGACGCGGGCCTTCTGCGAGATCATCGACTGTCCGTACTGGGACGGAGTCTTCCAGCGGGATATGGATCATGTCAGGGACATCAGGACGCGCCCCGAGGTCGTCGAGGCGGCGTACGAGAAGGGAAAAGAGCTCTGTCGCCTGGTCAGGAGGGAGGACTGA